From the Procambarus clarkii isolate CNS0578487 chromosome 70, FALCON_Pclarkii_2.0, whole genome shotgun sequence genome, one window contains:
- the LOC123744847 gene encoding terminal nucleotidyltransferase 4B isoform X1, whose protein sequence is MDPSIGWYQPEQQGPARDLWARIWLTQQGLDNMNLNDANMNHEYIPLSADDASRTNKNASVNANNSYYNRTKRKRENRASTYGLNHNHKNLIGQFGGCPWRREPNSYDLGVVGLHQEMEDFYSWMCPSEEEHTMRKRVVERIEQIIVDLWPQARVEIFGSFRTGLYLPTSDIDLVVIGKWDALPLRTLEKALLDNKIAEPSSLKVLDRASVPIVKLTDSETDVKVDISFNMSSGVNSARLIKEFKHRFPALPKLVMVLKQFLLQRDLNEVFTGGISSYSLILMTVSFLQLHQRLDASQPNANLGVLLIEFFELYGRHFNYLKTGIRIKDGGAYISKDEVQRDMPEGHRPSVLCIEDPLIPGNDIGRSSYGVLQVKQAFEYAYIVLSQAVNPLNNIINDPNHYSILGRILRITDDVILYRHWIRKTFPVSGSIAPSTTHHLTPTHPATPPTPPVAFHTQNHLQVTSDNQYNSNKNNNNNNDNTHNKSSVADDDTLSSEASEPHSTPPSSVSSVSDDTDSDQAVDMSEGSRDSSPNIHQHHQLHHLSATPSKSTLSNLTGINCNNIGKHHTLPGSSTMQRVPSTGSEVRTTSNLADVTSTSKQPHSQSRNEYPVPQAWLPHQQGGGSPVQHNSSPAKPWPKHRRYSQSSQGSSAGIGEIRNVKGSSGIKYIGENAPNGNGNSVHISSTGPVSGGSNQMRYHRVTYNKRKKSARRDADGRSETRDTHR, encoded by the exons ATGGATCCCAGTATAGGCTGGTATCAGCCCGAACAGCAAGGCCCCGCTAGAGACCtctgggccagaatttggctcacccAACAGGGTCTTGACAACATGAATCTCAACGACGCTAATATGAACCACGAATACATTCCCCTTAGTGCCGATGACGCGTCCAGGACTAACAAAAATGCCAGTGTTAATGCTAATAATAGTTATTACAACAGGACTAAAAGGAAACGAGAGAATCGCGCCAGCACCTACGgcctcaaccacaaccacaagaaCCTCATAGGACAGTTTGGTGGCTGTCCCTGGCGCCGGGAGCCCAATAGCTACGATCTGGGTGTCGTTGG GCTGCACCAAGAAATGGAAGACTTCTACTCTTGGATGTGCCCCAGTGAGGAAGAACACACCATGCGTAAGCGAGTTGTCGAGAGAATTGAGCAGATCATTGTTGACCTGTGGCCTCAAGCAAGAGTGGAAATATTTGGTAGCTTTCGTACCGGCCTCTACTTGCCCACCAG TGACATTGATCTGGTAGTCATAGGGAAGTGGGATGCCTTACCTTTACGGACATTAGAGAAAGCTCTACTTGACAACAAGATAGCTGAACCCTCCTCGCTCAAAGTCTTAGACAGAGCATCA GTGCCAATTGTGAAACTAACGGACAGTGAAACGGACGTTAAGGTGGACATTTCTTTCAACATGAGCAGTGGTGTAAATTCTGCACGTCTAATAAAAGAATTTAAGCACCGCTTTCCTGCCCTGCCCAAGCTAGTCATGGTGCTCAAGCAGTTTCTCCTCCAGAGGGACTTGAACGAGGTGTTCACGGGTGGAATATCCTCATATTCCCTCATCCTCATGACTGTCAGTTTTCTACAG TTACATCAGCGGCTAGATGCATCACAGCCCAATGCTAACCTTGGAGTCTTGCTGATAGAGTTTTTTGAGCTTTATGGCAGACACTTCAACTACTTAAAGACTGGCATCAGAATCAAGGATGGTGGAGCTTATATCTCAAAGGATGAG GTGCAGAGAGACATGCCGGAGGGTCATCGACCGTCCGTCTTGTGTATAGAAGATCCCCTCATACCTGGCAATGATATTGGACGATCTTCATACGGCGTCTTGCAAGTTAAACAGGCATTTGAATATGCATATATTGTTTTATCTCAG GCTGTGAACCCTCTTAACAACATAATAAATGATCCAAACCACTACTCCATACTTGGCCGAATCTTGCGGATAACGGACGATGTAATTTTGTACCGGCATTGGATTCGGAAAACGTTTCCTGTGTCTGGATCCATAGCCCCCAGCACCACTCATCATCTGACCCCTACACATCCAGCCACACCGCCCACTCCTCCAGTTGCGTTCCACACTCAAAATCATCTTCAG GTCACATCTGATAACCAGTACAACAgcaacaaaaacaataacaacaataacgATAATACGCATAATAAATCCAGTGTAGCAGATGACGATACGTTGTCGTCCGAAGCGTCCGAGCCGCATTCCACTCCTCCTTCCTCCGTCTCGTCTGTTAGTGATGACACT GATTCTGACCAGGCTGTGGACATGAGTGAGGGTAGCAGAGACAGCTCGCCAAACATCCACCAACATCATCAACTCCACCACCTCAGTGCCACACCTAGCAAGTCCACTTTAAGTAACTTGACTGGCATAAACTGTAACAACATTGGGAAACATCATACCTTGCCAGGAAGCAGCACAATGCAGCGTGTTCCCAGTACTGGGTCAGAAGTGCGAACTACATCAAACTTGGCAGATGTTACTAGCACAAGCAAACAGCCTCATAGTCAGTCACGTAATGAATACCCAGTGCCACAGGCATGGCTTCCGCACCAACAAGGTGGAGGATCCCCTGTGCAACACAACAGCAGCCCTGCCAAGCCCTGGCCAAAACACAGAAGATACTCTCAGTCATCTCAAG GCTCTTCAGCTGGCATTGGGGAAATTCGTAATGTTAAAGGTAGCAGTGGAATCAAGTACATTGGAGAAAATGCCCCAAATGGAAATGGTAATAGTGTTCACATTAGTAGTACTGGACCTGTTAGTGGAGGCAGTAATCAGATGAGATATCACCGTGTTACTTATAATAAGCGAAAGAAGTCTGCGCGACGAGATGCCGATGGCAGAAGCGAGACACGAGACACTCACCGGTGA
- the LOC123744847 gene encoding terminal nucleotidyltransferase 4B isoform X2 gives MDPSIGWYQPEQQGPARDLWARIWLTQQGLDNMNLNDANMNHEYIPLSADDASRTNKNASVNANNSYYNRTKRKRENRASTYGLNHNHKNLIGQFGGCPWRREPNSYDLGVVGLHQEMEDFYSWMCPSEEEHTMRKRVVERIEQIIVDLWPQARVEIFGSFRTGLYLPTSDIDLVVIGKWDALPLRTLEKALLDNKIAEPSSLKVLDRASVPIVKLTDSETDVKVDISFNMSSGVNSARLIKEFKHRFPALPKLVMVLKQFLLQRDLNEVFTGGISSYSLILMTVSFLQLHQRLDASQPNANLGVLLIEFFELYGRHFNYLKTGIRIKDGGAYISKDEVQRDMPEGHRPSVLCIEDPLIPGNDIGRSSYGVLQVKQAFEYAYIVLSQAVNPLNNIINDPNHYSILGRILRITDDVILYRHWIRKTFPVSGSIAPSTTHHLTPTHPATPPTPPVAFHTQNHLQVTSDNQYNSNKNNNNNNDNTHNKSSVADDDTLSSEASEPHSTPPSSVSSVSDDTDSDQAVDMSEGSRDSSPNIHQHHQLHHLSATPSKSTLSNLTGINCNNIGKHHTLPGSSTMQRVPSTGSEVRTTSNLADVTSTSKQPHSQSRNEYPVPQAWLPHQQGGGSPVQHNSSPAKPWPKHRRYSQSSQGFFQALQLALGKFVMLKVAVESSTLEKMPQMEMVIVFTLVVLDLLVEAVIR, from the exons ATGGATCCCAGTATAGGCTGGTATCAGCCCGAACAGCAAGGCCCCGCTAGAGACCtctgggccagaatttggctcacccAACAGGGTCTTGACAACATGAATCTCAACGACGCTAATATGAACCACGAATACATTCCCCTTAGTGCCGATGACGCGTCCAGGACTAACAAAAATGCCAGTGTTAATGCTAATAATAGTTATTACAACAGGACTAAAAGGAAACGAGAGAATCGCGCCAGCACCTACGgcctcaaccacaaccacaagaaCCTCATAGGACAGTTTGGTGGCTGTCCCTGGCGCCGGGAGCCCAATAGCTACGATCTGGGTGTCGTTGG GCTGCACCAAGAAATGGAAGACTTCTACTCTTGGATGTGCCCCAGTGAGGAAGAACACACCATGCGTAAGCGAGTTGTCGAGAGAATTGAGCAGATCATTGTTGACCTGTGGCCTCAAGCAAGAGTGGAAATATTTGGTAGCTTTCGTACCGGCCTCTACTTGCCCACCAG TGACATTGATCTGGTAGTCATAGGGAAGTGGGATGCCTTACCTTTACGGACATTAGAGAAAGCTCTACTTGACAACAAGATAGCTGAACCCTCCTCGCTCAAAGTCTTAGACAGAGCATCA GTGCCAATTGTGAAACTAACGGACAGTGAAACGGACGTTAAGGTGGACATTTCTTTCAACATGAGCAGTGGTGTAAATTCTGCACGTCTAATAAAAGAATTTAAGCACCGCTTTCCTGCCCTGCCCAAGCTAGTCATGGTGCTCAAGCAGTTTCTCCTCCAGAGGGACTTGAACGAGGTGTTCACGGGTGGAATATCCTCATATTCCCTCATCCTCATGACTGTCAGTTTTCTACAG TTACATCAGCGGCTAGATGCATCACAGCCCAATGCTAACCTTGGAGTCTTGCTGATAGAGTTTTTTGAGCTTTATGGCAGACACTTCAACTACTTAAAGACTGGCATCAGAATCAAGGATGGTGGAGCTTATATCTCAAAGGATGAG GTGCAGAGAGACATGCCGGAGGGTCATCGACCGTCCGTCTTGTGTATAGAAGATCCCCTCATACCTGGCAATGATATTGGACGATCTTCATACGGCGTCTTGCAAGTTAAACAGGCATTTGAATATGCATATATTGTTTTATCTCAG GCTGTGAACCCTCTTAACAACATAATAAATGATCCAAACCACTACTCCATACTTGGCCGAATCTTGCGGATAACGGACGATGTAATTTTGTACCGGCATTGGATTCGGAAAACGTTTCCTGTGTCTGGATCCATAGCCCCCAGCACCACTCATCATCTGACCCCTACACATCCAGCCACACCGCCCACTCCTCCAGTTGCGTTCCACACTCAAAATCATCTTCAG GTCACATCTGATAACCAGTACAACAgcaacaaaaacaataacaacaataacgATAATACGCATAATAAATCCAGTGTAGCAGATGACGATACGTTGTCGTCCGAAGCGTCCGAGCCGCATTCCACTCCTCCTTCCTCCGTCTCGTCTGTTAGTGATGACACT GATTCTGACCAGGCTGTGGACATGAGTGAGGGTAGCAGAGACAGCTCGCCAAACATCCACCAACATCATCAACTCCACCACCTCAGTGCCACACCTAGCAAGTCCACTTTAAGTAACTTGACTGGCATAAACTGTAACAACATTGGGAAACATCATACCTTGCCAGGAAGCAGCACAATGCAGCGTGTTCCCAGTACTGGGTCAGAAGTGCGAACTACATCAAACTTGGCAGATGTTACTAGCACAAGCAAACAGCCTCATAGTCAGTCACGTAATGAATACCCAGTGCCACAGGCATGGCTTCCGCACCAACAAGGTGGAGGATCCCCTGTGCAACACAACAGCAGCCCTGCCAAGCCCTGGCCAAAACACAGAAGATACTCTCAGTCATCTCAAG GTTTCTTCCAGGCTCTTCAGCTGGCATTGGGGAAATTCGTAATGTTAAAGGTAGCAGTGGAATCAAGTACATTGGAGAAAATGCCCCAAATGGAAATGGTAATAGTGTTCACATTAGTAGTACTGGACCTGTTAGTGGAGGCAGTAATCAGATGA
- the LOC123744847 gene encoding terminal nucleotidyltransferase 4B isoform X3, translated as MEDFYSWMCPSEEEHTMRKRVVERIEQIIVDLWPQARVEIFGSFRTGLYLPTSDIDLVVIGKWDALPLRTLEKALLDNKIAEPSSLKVLDRASVPIVKLTDSETDVKVDISFNMSSGVNSARLIKEFKHRFPALPKLVMVLKQFLLQRDLNEVFTGGISSYSLILMTVSFLQLHQRLDASQPNANLGVLLIEFFELYGRHFNYLKTGIRIKDGGAYISKDEVQRDMPEGHRPSVLCIEDPLIPGNDIGRSSYGVLQVKQAFEYAYIVLSQAVNPLNNIINDPNHYSILGRILRITDDVILYRHWIRKTFPVSGSIAPSTTHHLTPTHPATPPTPPVAFHTQNHLQVTSDNQYNSNKNNNNNNDNTHNKSSVADDDTLSSEASEPHSTPPSSVSSVSDDTDSDQAVDMSEGSRDSSPNIHQHHQLHHLSATPSKSTLSNLTGINCNNIGKHHTLPGSSTMQRVPSTGSEVRTTSNLADVTSTSKQPHSQSRNEYPVPQAWLPHQQGGGSPVQHNSSPAKPWPKHRRYSQSSQGSSAGIGEIRNVKGSSGIKYIGENAPNGNGNSVHISSTGPVSGGSNQMRYHRVTYNKRKKSARRDADGRSETRDTHR; from the exons ATGGAAGACTTCTACTCTTGGATGTGCCCCAGTGAGGAAGAACACACCATGCGTAAGCGAGTTGTCGAGAGAATTGAGCAGATCATTGTTGACCTGTGGCCTCAAGCAAGAGTGGAAATATTTGGTAGCTTTCGTACCGGCCTCTACTTGCCCACCAG TGACATTGATCTGGTAGTCATAGGGAAGTGGGATGCCTTACCTTTACGGACATTAGAGAAAGCTCTACTTGACAACAAGATAGCTGAACCCTCCTCGCTCAAAGTCTTAGACAGAGCATCA GTGCCAATTGTGAAACTAACGGACAGTGAAACGGACGTTAAGGTGGACATTTCTTTCAACATGAGCAGTGGTGTAAATTCTGCACGTCTAATAAAAGAATTTAAGCACCGCTTTCCTGCCCTGCCCAAGCTAGTCATGGTGCTCAAGCAGTTTCTCCTCCAGAGGGACTTGAACGAGGTGTTCACGGGTGGAATATCCTCATATTCCCTCATCCTCATGACTGTCAGTTTTCTACAG TTACATCAGCGGCTAGATGCATCACAGCCCAATGCTAACCTTGGAGTCTTGCTGATAGAGTTTTTTGAGCTTTATGGCAGACACTTCAACTACTTAAAGACTGGCATCAGAATCAAGGATGGTGGAGCTTATATCTCAAAGGATGAG GTGCAGAGAGACATGCCGGAGGGTCATCGACCGTCCGTCTTGTGTATAGAAGATCCCCTCATACCTGGCAATGATATTGGACGATCTTCATACGGCGTCTTGCAAGTTAAACAGGCATTTGAATATGCATATATTGTTTTATCTCAG GCTGTGAACCCTCTTAACAACATAATAAATGATCCAAACCACTACTCCATACTTGGCCGAATCTTGCGGATAACGGACGATGTAATTTTGTACCGGCATTGGATTCGGAAAACGTTTCCTGTGTCTGGATCCATAGCCCCCAGCACCACTCATCATCTGACCCCTACACATCCAGCCACACCGCCCACTCCTCCAGTTGCGTTCCACACTCAAAATCATCTTCAG GTCACATCTGATAACCAGTACAACAgcaacaaaaacaataacaacaataacgATAATACGCATAATAAATCCAGTGTAGCAGATGACGATACGTTGTCGTCCGAAGCGTCCGAGCCGCATTCCACTCCTCCTTCCTCCGTCTCGTCTGTTAGTGATGACACT GATTCTGACCAGGCTGTGGACATGAGTGAGGGTAGCAGAGACAGCTCGCCAAACATCCACCAACATCATCAACTCCACCACCTCAGTGCCACACCTAGCAAGTCCACTTTAAGTAACTTGACTGGCATAAACTGTAACAACATTGGGAAACATCATACCTTGCCAGGAAGCAGCACAATGCAGCGTGTTCCCAGTACTGGGTCAGAAGTGCGAACTACATCAAACTTGGCAGATGTTACTAGCACAAGCAAACAGCCTCATAGTCAGTCACGTAATGAATACCCAGTGCCACAGGCATGGCTTCCGCACCAACAAGGTGGAGGATCCCCTGTGCAACACAACAGCAGCCCTGCCAAGCCCTGGCCAAAACACAGAAGATACTCTCAGTCATCTCAAG GCTCTTCAGCTGGCATTGGGGAAATTCGTAATGTTAAAGGTAGCAGTGGAATCAAGTACATTGGAGAAAATGCCCCAAATGGAAATGGTAATAGTGTTCACATTAGTAGTACTGGACCTGTTAGTGGAGGCAGTAATCAGATGAGATATCACCGTGTTACTTATAATAAGCGAAAGAAGTCTGCGCGACGAGATGCCGATGGCAGAAGCGAGACACGAGACACTCACCGGTGA
- the LOC123744846 gene encoding microsomal glutathione S-transferase 1: MSGWNLENPVFSSYVFWSGVLAAKMLLMGPITGYFRITRKAFANPEDVAAMGGKDVKTNSDVERVRRAHQNDLENIPVFWVCGLLYVLTNPSLLTASILFRIYASARILHTVFYLRGSFLRGFSYFAGMVVKFFMVGTVLYTFW; this comes from the exons ATGTCTGGGTGGAACCTAGAGAATCCAGTGTTCAGCAGCTATGTCTTCTGGTCTGGTGTACTGGCTGCCAAGATGCTCCTTATGGGACCAATCACTGGCTACTTCCGTATTACCCGCAAG GCTTTTGCCAACCCAGAGGATGTAGCTGCCATGGGTGGCAAGGATGTCAAAACCAACAGTGATGTAGAACGGGTTAGGAG AGCTCACCAGAACGACTTAGAGAACATCCCTGTGTTCTGGGTATGTGGCCTTCTCTACGTGCTCACCAACCCATCCCTGTTGACTGCCAGCATCCTCTTCCGAATCTATGCCTCCGCCAGGATCCTACACACTGTCTTTTATCTGCGAGGCAGTTTCCTGAGGGGCTTCTCTTACTTTGCAGGCATGGTAGTCAAGTTTTTCATGGTTGGCACTGTGCTCTACACTTTCTGGTAG
- the LOC123775244 gene encoding leucine zipper protein 4-like — protein sequence MNITAKGPGLLAVQRHAHSVQHCADRPTMSCLHTGTTYSDGQTALSDGQTARSDGLTARSDGLTARSDGLTARSDGLTDRSDGLTDRSDGLTDRSDGLTDRSDGLTDRSDGLTDRSDGLTDRSDGLTDRSDGLTDRSDGLTDRSDGLTDRSDGLTDRSDGLTACSDELIAR from the coding sequence ATGAATATTACTGCTAAAGGGCCAGGCCTCTTGGCTGTACAGCGACATGCTCATAGTGTACAGCACTGTGCTGATAGACCTACAATGTCATGTTTACATACAGGTACAACCTACAGTGATGGCCAGACGGCCCTCAGCGATGGCCAGACGGCCCGCAGCGATGGCCTGACGGCCCGCAGCGATGGCCTGACGGCCCGCAGCGATGGCCTGACGGCCCGCAGCGATGGCCTGACGGACCGCAGCGATGGCCTGACGGACCGCAGCGATGGCCTGACGGACCGCAGCGATGGCCTGACGGACCGCAGCGATGGCCTGACGGACCGCAGCGATGGCCTGACGGACCGCAGCGATGGCCTGACGGACCGCAGCGATGGCCTGACGGACCGCAGCGATGGCCTGACGGACCGCAGCGATGGCCTGACGGACCGCAGCGATGGCCTGACGGACCGCAGCGATGGCCTGACGGACCGCAGCGATGGCCTGACAGCCTGCAGCGATGAGCTGATAGCCAGGTAA